One window of Papilio machaon chromosome 18, ilPapMach1.1, whole genome shotgun sequence genomic DNA carries:
- the LOC106717535 gene encoding uncharacterized oxidoreductase TM_0325, translating into MEFQDKVVLITGASSGIGAATAIYFSKQSAKLALVGRKENNLKAIGVYCLKAKGIRPLTITADLTVEADVERIVKETIDHFGRLDVLINNAGIVLMGGLKNSKMEIYDKVMATNMRSVYHLTMVATPHLIESKGCVVNVSSVSSSMPSAMSTAYNISKAALDHFTKCAALELAPDGVRVNSVNPGFVKTNLYKNVGLNEDQLNLVAQNMVGKNPMKKAIEGEEVSVLIAFLASDKAKSITGCNYTIDAGRLLNS; encoded by the coding sequence ATGGAATTTCAAGATAAAGTTGTGTTAATAACCGGTGCCAGCTCCGGCATCGGCGCAGCGACTGCAATATACTTCTCAAAGCAATCCGCAAAACTGGCCTTGGTTGGTcgaaaggaaaataatttaaaagcaatcGGTGTATATTGTCTAAAAGCAAAAGGTATTCGGCCGCTAACTATAACTGCTGATCTCACAGTGGAGGCCGATGTTGAAAGAATCGTCAAGGAAACTATCGATCACTTTGGCAGACTTGATGTGTTGATAAACAATGCTGGCATCGTTCTTATGGGTGGATTAAAAAACTCGAAGATGGAAATTTATGATAAAGTAATGGCGACCAATATGAGATCCGTTTACCACTTGACAATGGTCGCAACCCCACACTTGATAGAAAGTAAAGGTTGCGTAGTGAACGTTTCTAGTGTATCCAGCAGTATGCCCAGCGCAATGTCTACAGCCTACAACATATCAAAAGCGGCTCTCGATCATTTTACTAAGTGCGCGGCGCTGGAATTAGCACCCGACGGCGTCAGAGTTAATTCTGTTAACCCAGGCTTCGTGAAAACAAACCTATACAAAAATGTAGGCTTAAACGAGGATCAATTAAACCTCGTGGCGCAGAATATGGTGGGCAAAAATCCTATGAAGAAAGCAATAGAAGGAGAAGAAGTAAGCGTGTTAATTGCATTTTTAGCCAGCGACAAAGCGAAAAGTATTACCGGATGTAATTATACTATTGATGCAGGcagattattaaattcataa